In Syntrophorhabdaceae bacterium, the sequence CCCGAGAGGGCACCTCCCCCTCGAAAAATGCGTATCCGCACAGGTTGCACGTGTATTCATCAGGTATCCGCACATTTCCTCCTTATGTTCTTTCCAGACACCGGTTTCTCCGTCCACTACAATAGTCTATACTTATTCAGCGCATTGTCAATACCGTGCGCTTGGGCCTTCTGTCAAAAGAATTCCCCCAGTATCATTTTGAAGTTTCTCTCTACCACCTTTTTACCCCGTATGATCTCTCCGTGTCCCGGTACCAGGTACTCGATGTCGAGCTCGGCTAGCGTCGCGATACTCGCCTTCAAGGCATTGATGTCGCTTCCTGTGAGATCCGTTCTGCCTATACCCATGGAGAAGAGGGTATCTCCTGATATGAGGAGCCTCTTCTCTTGCCAGTAAAGGCAGACAGAACCGGGAGAATGGCCCGGCGTCTTGATGACCGTAAACTCTTTGTCCCCCAGGTTGAACGATCCTTGACTCAAGAGGAGCGTGAAGGGTTTCTTCGGCGC encodes:
- a CDS encoding MBL fold metallo-hydrolase; translation: DDFYLYIWLSYEANNCNTVFIDGQVPALIDPGHARLFHHVSTGLANDGKDVSEVKLLIGTHSHPDHIEAMEYFGDDTLRAISKDEHSYLTNGGKELFLMTGCEAPKKPFTLLLSQGSFNLGDKEFTVIKTPGHSPGSVCLYWQEKRLLISGDTLFSMGIGRTDLTGSDINALKASIATLAELDIEYLVPGHGEIIRGKKVVERNFKMILGEFF